In Brachypodium distachyon strain Bd21 chromosome 5, Brachypodium_distachyon_v3.0, whole genome shotgun sequence, the genomic window TTACAACAaggacagaaaaaaaacaagacaaTGCGAGCTACAGATGAAACATTGTTACAACTCATGGAAGTAGAAAAAACGACATCAAAAGGATAAATATACATTCTTACTCTTGCATACACGGTTTTAAGACAAACATATTGTGTTTTGGACCAATTAATGTACTTTCGCCGCAAACACAATGACATGTTATTAGGTGTGTTCCATTTCGTCCATTTGAAAAGTTGACTCCTTGGACAACACCGGTGGCACATCCAGGCGCATACAAACTTGCTAGATAGGTTTATACTATAAACTTATAATGTACCGCCTAAACTCACTAATAGCTCGATTTCTATTGGGATGACTTGCGTATGCAGTGTTTTATTGGTTGCAAattgaatttcaaaatttaagTTCAGCAAATAAACATGAGCTATATAACAAAATCTATACGTTAAATTTTGAAATCGCATAGAATGTACTCCACATTTTACTGGGTCCCCATTTTTCTTATCTAAAAGTTGGTCATATTTATATCCTAGCACGAGTGAACTGGCAAACTTACATGTTCTTCAAGTTTAGTAAATTGCAACCATAGTGCAGCACGATGCAAAAAGCGTACACACACAAGTTCCTCAATTCTAGTATAGAAAAATACTAGAAAAAGCTAATGCTCTAGTGCCGCAGCAGTGATTGACCCAGCAGTTTCATGGTCCTCTAAAAATGACTATAATTATCAACAAAAATGCTTTATTGCCAACAACAGGTCAGCACACGAAATGCTAGATGTAGCCAATATCGTGACATCATCTTACCCTTTTTTCTGATGTTTTCTGTTGATGAAAAGCCACATTGGCTACTTTATTGGCAGTGATAGCGAGTGCATGCCTCTAAAAATGCCTCGTATCAAATCAGAAAATTATCACTGCCTATCCCGTTTCATCACTTCTCTGAGCtgtctcctcttcctcttggaaaATGTTAGTACAGTACTGCAGAAGAAACAAGTTTCGAGTCGAAGTCAAACTTGAAGATCGGGTACCCATCGAACACTTCGCCCCCTGTCCGGAAACGGGCTATTCAGCTCACCGACAAATCTCGTCGGCCTCACCCTGCAACCAATCGCCGTTGGTCCGCCCGCATTCTAGCTGCGCGAATTCCGGCGGCTTCTCCTTAGATCCTCGAGAAGACCCCAGAAGAAACTGCCCGTCTCGGGCTGCCATAATGGATCCCCGGGGCCGGGAGGACGGGCCACTTCAAGAAGCCGCTGGAGCCGGagccgacgacgacggaggCGAATGCGGCGTCGCCTCCCCCTGCCGTTGGCTGCGGCGGCTTTCCCGGGAGCTGCACTGGAGCTTCGTGCTCGCCGTCTTCGCCGTCTACGGGGCCTGCCAGGGCGTGGGCAACGCCGTCGGGGGAGTCGCCGCCGGGTACTACTGGAAGGACGTGCAGGGCGTCCAGCCGTCGGCCGCCCAGTTCTACCAGGGCGTCACCGACGCGCCGTGGGTCGTCAAGCCCCTCTGGGGCCTGCTCACCGACGTCGTCCCCATCGCCGgataccgccgccgcccctacTTCCTCGTAGCAGGTGAAACGATTGgggactctcttctcgattcCACCACATAAACAGGTAAGCATCGAACCATATTATTGGTCAGTATCCTGATGCCTCTCGGTTCTGAGGCAATGCAGGTGTGATTGGCGTGTCGTCCATGCTCATGCTTTCTCTGCAACGCAATTTGGGTATCATGCCGGCGATTGTGGCGCTGACGGCCCAGAGCGCCGGCGCGGCGATAGCCGACGTGACGGTGGACGCCCTGGTTGCGCAGAACAGCATCACGAACCCGCCCCTCGCTTCCGACATGCAAAGCTTGTGTGGCTTTAGCTCCTCCTTTGGGGCATTGATCGGATTCTCCATCAGCGGCCTTCTTGTCCACTCATTGGGCTCCCAGGTTCGATCTCCTGCTAGAGTACTGTGTATATTCTTGTTTTTCACATAAATGTTATCGGCGAATGATATGttttgtgcttgttgttcaaaGGGGGCTCTTGGCTTGTTGAGTATCCCCTCAGTGCTGGTGTTCTCAGCTGGGATTCTCTTGAAGGAGAGTCGTGTGACAGACTTCGATTACAAGCAGGTCAGATGGCACATTCAGCATTTTTGTTGGGTTGAATTGCTGAATGCAGTCTTGCACAGTAATGCCACTCAATTACTCAAGGACTTGCTGATTCAGGTTCATAGGAAGTTCTACAAAGCAACTCAGTCCATGGGGGTAACGTTGAAGTGCCCTGAAGTTTGGCGGCCATGTGTGTATATCTATGTTTCTCTCAATCTAAGTCTGGACATCCAAGGAGGAATGTTCTACTGGTACACAGACCGACTAATGGGACCAGCATTTTCTGAGGTGTGCACGTGTCTTAGATATTATCAGTTCATTCCATAGACTAAGatcctgaagaaaaaaaaaagtccacgATGGTTGAATCTGTATAGGGAGGTGGTGTTCAAACAAATCCATTACGTTGCTGCTAAGAAGCTTCCATTAATTATCTAGGAAAACTCACAGGCTGAAATAATTTACCTAGATGCAAAGTAGTTTACTTTTGTAGCTTCTGTAATTATATGAACATGGAAGTGTGTTCTATCTGATTATAATTAGTGCAGTATAGGTTGTTATTCGATGAATAAGCTCTGAAATGGCCTTCCAACACGCTCGAATGTTCCAAGATATCAGTCTCAAGCTGATCCTGCCCCTTTTTCATGCAACCTGTGGTAGAATTTTGCATGGATCTGCTATAGGTTGCGTTGAAATTCATGATATGGTTTTACATGTTCCTTCAGGTTTTCTTGTCGAAGGAACTTACGAAACATTTGCATCATTACAGGGACTAATTGGTCTGATCTATGCAATAGCTTCAGTGGGTTCACTGCTCGGAGTTTTACTATACCAAAGTGCTCTAAAGGACTGCAATTTCCGC contains:
- the LOC100828662 gene encoding probable folate-biopterin transporter 2 — encoded protein: MLVQYCRRNKFRVEVKLEDRVPIEHFAPCPETGYSAHRQISSASPCNQSPLVRPHSSCANSGGFSLDPREDPRRNCPSRAAIMDPRGREDGPLQEAAGAGADDDGGECGVASPCRWLRRLSRELHWSFVLAVFAVYGACQGVGNAVGGVAAGYYWKDVQGVQPSAAQFYQGVTDAPWVVKPLWGLLTDVVPIAGYRRRPYFLVAGVIGVSSMLMLSLQRNLGIMPAIVALTAQSAGAAIADVTVDALVAQNSITNPPLASDMQSLCGFSSSFGALIGFSISGLLVHSLGSQGALGLLSIPSVLVFSAGILLKESRVTDFDYKQVHRKFYKATQSMGVTLKCPEVWRPCVYIYVSLNLSLDIQGGMFYWYTDRLMGPAFSEGLIGLIYAIASVGSLLGVLLYQSALKDCNFRSMLLWGQVLSSLAGMLDLVLVTRLNMKIGIPDYIFAVIDNGVSQMVGQLKWLPLLVLCSKLCPPGIEGTFYALLMSLQNAGLLMSAWCGGLLLHMLNVTRTNFSNLWVAVLIRNVSRLLPLMLLFLVPESDQNSTFLPAEMLEEGATTEAVKDGSVNVEFSDLVAENSSYYPSNVAAEDEIIKVIDAVGDDVELIPLMNKTTAV